A genome region from Geminicoccus roseus DSM 18922 includes the following:
- the hflC gene encoding protease modulator HflC, with product MTSRAVAAAGAVAAVAVIGLYSSLFTVNEAQQALVVRFGEPVREVRDAGLHFKVPFVDNVTYFDKRVLDFDAISVELILGDQKRLVVDAFARYRITSPTRFRQSVGDEEAFRSRLGPILSSNLRGVLGEVGLIQVLSTERTDLMQRIRTQTNRSMQGFGVELVDLRIKRADLPEQNNQAIYQRMQTERQREANELRAQGAEIGQRIRSRADRERRVLIADARRQADIFRGQGDAEATRIFGEAYGQDQNFYQFYRSMEAYRQALADGKTNLVISPDSEFFRYFMQPDLSPDRTAGEASPGGAAETSSAAPDEAEDGATVGSLTPEPQAQP from the coding sequence ATGACCAGCCGCGCCGTCGCCGCCGCCGGAGCTGTCGCGGCCGTCGCCGTGATCGGCCTTTATTCCAGCCTGTTCACGGTCAACGAGGCGCAGCAGGCCCTGGTGGTCCGGTTCGGTGAGCCGGTCCGCGAGGTCCGGGATGCCGGCCTGCACTTCAAGGTGCCGTTCGTCGACAACGTGACCTATTTCGACAAGCGTGTGCTGGATTTCGACGCGATCTCGGTGGAGCTGATCCTGGGCGACCAGAAGCGGCTCGTGGTGGACGCGTTCGCCCGCTACCGGATCACCTCTCCGACCCGCTTCCGCCAGTCGGTGGGCGACGAGGAGGCGTTCCGCAGCCGGCTGGGGCCGATCCTGTCCTCGAACCTGCGTGGCGTTCTGGGCGAGGTCGGGCTGATCCAGGTGCTCAGCACCGAGCGGACCGACCTGATGCAGCGCATCCGCACCCAGACCAACCGGTCGATGCAGGGGTTCGGCGTCGAGCTGGTCGACCTGCGCATCAAGCGCGCCGACCTGCCGGAGCAGAACAACCAGGCGATCTACCAGCGGATGCAGACCGAGCGGCAGCGCGAGGCCAACGAGCTGCGCGCGCAGGGCGCCGAGATCGGCCAGCGGATCCGCTCGCGCGCCGATCGCGAGCGGCGCGTGCTGATCGCCGACGCCCGGCGCCAGGCCGACATCTTCCGCGGCCAGGGCGATGCCGAGGCCACCCGGATCTTCGGCGAGGCCTATGGCCAGGACCAGAACTTCTACCAGTTCTACCGGTCGATGGAGGCCTATCGCCAGGCGCTGGCCGACGGGAAGACCAACCTGGTGATCTCGCCGGACAGCGAGTTCTTCCGCTACTTCATGCAGCCGGACCTCTCGCCCGACCGGACGGCCGGCGAGGCGTCGCCGGGCGGCGCCGCCGAGACCAGCTCGGCCGCGCCGGACGAGGCCGAGGACGGCGCCACGGTCGGCTCCCTGACACCCGAACCCCAGGCACAACCCTGA
- a CDS encoding DUF2065 domain-containing protein, producing the protein MMNFWQTLALVLVVEGVVWALFPTAMRRLAARAAETEEGALRYGGLAFAVTGVVVVWLLRG; encoded by the coding sequence ATGATGAATTTTTGGCAGACACTGGCGCTGGTGCTGGTGGTGGAGGGCGTGGTCTGGGCTCTCTTTCCGACCGCCATGCGCCGGCTGGCCGCCCGCGCCGCCGAAACCGAGGAAGGTGCCCTGCGCTATGGCGGGCTGGCCTTCGCGGTGACCGGCGTGGTGGTGGTCTGGTTGCTGCGCGGTTGA
- a CDS encoding DegQ family serine endoprotease — protein sequence MIVRKLSPVPPKPVGILSALAVLLLGGSIAAGPLQAQEAEPLGEKVTPGQDFAPPSFAPLVEKVAPAVVNISTSKEVAARDQQAMPMPQFPPGSPFEEFFKEFFDQNRPDRPQQPQQQRRAFSLGSGFIVDPSGYVVTNNHVIADSDEIKVILNDDSEYVAEMIGTDSKTDLALLKIERDEPFPFVELGDSDQIRVGDWMLAIGNPFGLGSTVTTGVVSARNRDINAGPYDDFIQVDAAINRGNSGGPSFAMDGTVLGINTAIFSPSGGNVGIGFAIPANIAKPIIESLKTTGRVARGWLGVRIQNVTQEIAEGLGLEEGRGALVASTQEGGPALAAGIQPGDVILEFDHKQIDKMRSLPRIVAETAVNKEVEVLIWRKGERQTVKVTLGELPDDEAQAEETSTGQDEPQASPDAVVSVDALGMKVQELTEESRGQYQLGDEATKGVVITEVAPNSAAAEEALQAGDIVLEAGQDPVDTPQALLDKVEEARSAGKKNILLMVERQGDLRFVALRLAS from the coding sequence ATGATCGTTCGAAAGCTTTCTCCGGTTCCGCCGAAGCCCGTGGGCATCCTTTCGGCGCTGGCCGTCTTGCTTCTTGGCGGCAGCATCGCCGCCGGCCCGCTCCAGGCCCAGGAGGCGGAACCCCTGGGCGAGAAGGTGACGCCTGGGCAGGACTTCGCGCCGCCGAGCTTCGCGCCCCTGGTCGAGAAGGTCGCGCCCGCGGTGGTCAACATCTCGACCAGCAAGGAGGTGGCGGCGCGCGACCAGCAGGCGATGCCGATGCCGCAGTTCCCGCCGGGCTCGCCGTTCGAGGAGTTCTTCAAGGAATTCTTCGACCAGAACCGGCCCGACCGGCCGCAGCAGCCGCAGCAGCAGCGCCGCGCTTTCTCCTTGGGCTCCGGCTTCATCGTGGATCCCAGCGGCTACGTGGTGACCAACAACCACGTCATCGCCGATTCCGACGAGATCAAGGTCATCCTGAACGACGACAGCGAGTATGTCGCCGAGATGATCGGCACCGACAGCAAGACCGACCTGGCGCTGCTCAAGATCGAGCGCGACGAGCCGTTCCCGTTCGTGGAGCTGGGCGACAGCGACCAGATCCGGGTGGGCGACTGGATGCTGGCGATCGGCAACCCGTTCGGCCTGGGCTCCACCGTTACCACCGGGGTGGTCTCGGCGCGCAACCGCGACATCAATGCCGGCCCCTATGACGACTTCATCCAGGTCGACGCCGCGATCAACCGCGGTAATTCCGGCGGGCCGTCCTTCGCCATGGACGGCACGGTGCTGGGCATCAACACCGCGATCTTCTCGCCATCCGGCGGCAATGTCGGCATCGGCTTCGCCATCCCGGCCAACATCGCCAAGCCGATCATCGAGAGCCTGAAGACCACCGGCCGGGTGGCGCGCGGCTGGCTGGGCGTGCGCATCCAGAACGTCACCCAGGAGATCGCCGAGGGGCTGGGCCTGGAGGAGGGCCGCGGCGCCCTGGTCGCCAGCACCCAGGAAGGCGGCCCGGCGCTGGCCGCCGGCATCCAGCCGGGCGACGTGATCCTGGAGTTCGACCACAAGCAGATCGACAAGATGCGCTCGCTCCCGCGCATCGTGGCCGAGACCGCGGTCAACAAGGAGGTCGAGGTCCTGATCTGGCGCAAGGGCGAGCGCCAGACCGTCAAGGTCACGCTGGGCGAGCTGCCGGACGACGAGGCCCAGGCCGAGGAGACCAGCACCGGCCAGGACGAGCCCCAGGCCAGCCCGGACGCGGTGGTGTCGGTGGATGCGTTGGGCATGAAGGTCCAGGAGCTCACCGAGGAGAGCCGCGGCCAGTACCAGCTGGGCGACGAAGCCACCAAGGGCGTGGTGATCACCGAGGTCGCCCCGAACAGCGCTGCCGCCGAGGAGGCCCTGCAGGCCGGCGACATCGTGCTCGAGGCCGGCCAGGACCCGGTCGACACCCCGCAGGCCCTGCTCGACAAGGTCGAGGAGGCGCGCTCGGCCGGCAAGAAGAACATCCTGCTGATGGTGGAGCGCCAGGGCGACCTGCGCTTCGTGGCGCTGCGCCTGGCCAGCTGA
- the serB gene encoding phosphoserine phosphatase SerB, with protein MTVVTLVSDPEALALVPALVAEAGRVLRAEPLVLSDHEAVAFEVPEVTPEMRRALADLVGERPIDLAVTPSENRRKQILLCDMDSTIITTECIDELAEVVGIRAEVAEITQRTMNGELDFAASVTARVKLLAGLEESVIDRLLAERIELTPGAATLVRTMRENGAHTALVSGGFTRFTAPVAARAGFEEHRANELEIVGQRLTGRLLPPLLDADAKLRALDEFVERFDLSHADVLAAGDGANDIPMIQAAGLGVGFRPHAKVAQAARVVVRHGDLTALLFIQGYPKSEFLS; from the coding sequence ATGACCGTGGTCACGCTGGTGAGCGATCCGGAGGCGCTGGCCCTGGTTCCCGCCCTGGTGGCGGAGGCCGGGCGGGTGCTGCGCGCCGAGCCGCTCGTCCTGTCGGACCACGAGGCGGTGGCCTTCGAGGTGCCGGAAGTGACGCCGGAGATGCGCCGGGCGCTGGCCGACCTGGTGGGCGAGCGGCCGATCGACCTGGCGGTGACGCCGTCGGAGAACCGGCGCAAGCAGATCCTGCTCTGCGACATGGACAGCACGATCATCACCACCGAGTGCATCGACGAGCTGGCCGAGGTCGTGGGCATCCGGGCGGAGGTGGCGGAGATCACCCAGCGGACCATGAACGGCGAGCTGGACTTCGCGGCCTCGGTGACCGCCCGGGTCAAGCTCCTGGCCGGGCTGGAGGAGAGCGTGATCGACCGGCTGCTGGCCGAGCGGATCGAGCTGACGCCAGGGGCCGCCACGCTGGTGCGCACCATGCGCGAGAACGGTGCGCACACGGCGCTGGTCTCTGGCGGCTTCACCCGCTTCACCGCCCCGGTGGCGGCCAGGGCCGGGTTCGAGGAGCACCGCGCCAACGAGCTGGAGATCGTCGGCCAGCGCCTGACCGGGAGGCTCCTGCCCCCGCTCCTGGACGCCGACGCCAAGCTGCGGGCGCTGGACGAGTTCGTGGAGCGGTTCGACCTGAGCCATGCCGACGTGCTGGCCGCAGGGGATGGCGCCAACGACATCCCGATGATCCAGGCCGCCGGGCTGGGCGTCGGGTTCCGGCCGCATGCCAAGGTCGCCCAGGCGGCCCGGGTGGTGGTGCGGCACGGCGACTTGACCGCGCTGCTCTTCATCCAGGGCTACCCGAAAAGCGAGTTCCTGAGCTGA
- the miaA gene encoding tRNA (adenosine(37)-N6)-dimethylallyltransferase MiaA, translating into MLHCNMNRPVIVIGGPTASGKSALAMAAASALGGIVVNADSMQLYRDLPVLTARPVPAEEAAVPHALYGIWDAAEQGSAGRWLALLEPLLKRDVPLVLVGGTGLYLDALLHGIAPVPVIRPEIREEVRALPPDDLHPLLAREDPEMAARLRPSDPQRLMRALEVVRSTGRSLSFWQDQPRVRPDLGPLAPLGIALVPPRAALVARIERRLAAMAAAGAFDELASFRARPGTERSPLLKAVGVPELARHLDGLADADTALADAAIATRRYAKRQVTFLRHRLSQLQPIAGFGDDPAVREAVLDQILAATAGIPSRSR; encoded by the coding sequence ATGCTGCACTGCAATATGAACCGGCCGGTGATCGTGATAGGCGGCCCGACCGCGAGCGGCAAGTCGGCGCTGGCGATGGCGGCGGCCAGTGCTTTGGGCGGCATCGTGGTGAATGCCGACTCGATGCAGCTCTACCGCGACCTGCCGGTGCTGACCGCCAGGCCCGTCCCCGCCGAGGAGGCGGCGGTGCCCCATGCCCTGTACGGGATCTGGGACGCGGCGGAGCAGGGCTCGGCCGGGCGCTGGCTGGCCCTTCTCGAACCTTTGCTGAAACGCGACGTTCCCCTGGTGCTGGTGGGCGGCACCGGCCTCTACCTGGACGCGCTGCTGCACGGGATCGCCCCGGTCCCGGTGATCCGGCCAGAAATCCGGGAGGAGGTCCGGGCGCTGCCGCCGGACGACCTCCATCCGCTGCTGGCCCGAGAGGACCCGGAGATGGCTGCCCGGCTGCGCCCGAGCGATCCGCAGCGGCTGATGCGCGCCCTCGAGGTGGTCCGCTCCACCGGCCGCTCCCTTTCTTTCTGGCAGGACCAGCCAAGGGTCCGCCCGGATCTCGGGCCGCTCGCACCGCTGGGGATCGCGCTGGTGCCGCCAAGGGCCGCCCTGGTCGCCCGGATAGAGCGGCGGCTGGCCGCCATGGCCGCTGCCGGCGCCTTTGATGAGCTGGCGAGCTTCCGGGCACGGCCGGGCACCGAGCGGTCGCCGCTGCTCAAGGCGGTGGGGGTGCCGGAACTGGCCCGCCACCTGGACGGCTTGGCCGATGCCGACACCGCCCTGGCCGACGCCGCGATCGCCACCCGGCGCTATGCCAAGCGTCAGGTGACCTTTTTGCGCCATCGGCTGAGCCAGCTTCAGCCAATCGCGGGTTTCGGCGACGATCCCGCCGTCCGCGAGGCGGTCCTGGACCAAATCCTGGCCGCCACGGCGGGAATCCCGTCCCGCTCGCGTTGA
- a CDS encoding acetolactate synthase 3 large subunit, with translation MTDTTKLATATAASRPMTGAEVVLAALVEQGVEVIFGYPGGAVLPLYDAIFKQGKIRHVLVRHEQAAVHAAEGYARSTGKVGVVLVTSGPGATNTVTGLTDALMDSVPIVCLTGQVPTHMIGNDAFQEADTVGITRPCTKHNYLVKDVEELAPAIHEAFHVARSGRPGPVVVDLPKNIQMGQAPYRSMAESRIRGRVEVRDPSMDRIEQAVDLLRRAERPIFYVGGGVVNSGVEACAELTRLVQATGYPVTLTLMGLGAYPASDKQFVGMLGMHGTYEANMAMHDCDVMVCIGARFDDRITGITSKFSPHSKKIHVDIDPSSINKNIAVDVPIVGDALPTLRAMLDAWNRRDNEPSGNERTAGWWSQIEEWRAKNSLGFRASSSIIKPQYAIQRLYELTRDQDVYITTDVGQHQMWAAQHFKFEKPLRWMTSGGLGTMGYGFPAAIGTQIAHPDSLVVCVSGDASWLMNMQEMSTAIQYRLPVKSFILNNSYMGMVRQWQDFFHGNRHAESYMDSLPDFVKLAEAFGAVGLRCSDPADLDDVIREMLKTDKPVIVDCITDRAENVYPMIPGGAAHNEIQLAPDDDWGPVKGSEDGMVLV, from the coding sequence ATGACCGACACCACCAAGCTTGCGACCGCAACGGCCGCCTCGCGCCCGATGACGGGTGCCGAGGTAGTGCTCGCGGCCCTCGTAGAGCAGGGTGTAGAGGTCATTTTCGGCTACCCCGGCGGGGCCGTGCTTCCCCTCTACGACGCGATCTTCAAGCAGGGGAAGATCCGCCACGTGCTGGTGCGCCACGAGCAGGCCGCCGTGCACGCCGCCGAAGGCTATGCCCGCTCGACCGGCAAGGTCGGCGTGGTGCTGGTGACCTCCGGGCCCGGCGCCACCAACACGGTGACCGGCCTGACCGACGCGCTCATGGACTCGGTGCCGATCGTCTGCCTGACCGGCCAGGTGCCGACCCACATGATCGGCAACGACGCCTTCCAGGAGGCCGACACGGTCGGCATCACCCGGCCCTGCACCAAGCACAACTACCTGGTGAAGGACGTCGAGGAGCTGGCCCCGGCCATCCACGAGGCGTTCCACGTCGCCCGCTCCGGCCGGCCGGGCCCCGTGGTGGTCGACCTGCCCAAGAACATCCAGATGGGCCAGGCGCCCTATCGCTCCATGGCGGAATCGCGGATCCGCGGCCGGGTGGAGGTGCGCGACCCCTCGATGGACCGGATCGAGCAGGCGGTGGACCTGCTCCGGCGCGCCGAGCGGCCGATCTTCTATGTCGGCGGCGGCGTGGTGAATTCCGGCGTGGAAGCCTGCGCCGAGCTGACCCGGCTGGTCCAGGCGACCGGCTACCCGGTCACCCTGACCCTGATGGGCCTCGGCGCCTATCCGGCCTCGGACAAGCAGTTCGTCGGCATGCTCGGCATGCACGGCACCTACGAAGCCAACATGGCGATGCACGACTGCGACGTGATGGTCTGCATCGGCGCCCGCTTCGACGACCGGATCACCGGGATCACCTCGAAGTTCTCGCCGCACTCCAAGAAGATCCACGTCGACATCGACCCGTCCTCGATCAACAAGAACATCGCGGTGGACGTGCCGATCGTGGGCGACGCGCTGCCGACCCTGCGCGCCATGCTGGATGCCTGGAACCGGCGCGACAACGAGCCGTCGGGCAACGAGCGCACGGCCGGCTGGTGGAGCCAGATCGAGGAGTGGCGCGCCAAGAACTCGCTGGGCTTCCGCGCCAGCTCGTCGATCATCAAGCCGCAATACGCGATCCAGCGCCTCTACGAGTTGACCCGCGACCAGGACGTCTACATCACCACCGATGTCGGCCAGCACCAGATGTGGGCGGCCCAGCACTTCAAGTTCGAGAAGCCCCTGCGCTGGATGACCTCGGGCGGCCTTGGCACCATGGGCTACGGCTTCCCGGCGGCGATCGGCACCCAGATCGCCCATCCGGACTCGCTGGTGGTCTGCGTGTCCGGCGACGCCTCCTGGCTGATGAACATGCAGGAGATGTCGACCGCCATCCAGTACCGCCTGCCGGTGAAGTCGTTCATCCTGAACAACAGCTACATGGGCATGGTCCGGCAGTGGCAGGACTTCTTCCACGGCAATCGCCATGCCGAGAGCTACATGGACAGCCTGCCGGACTTCGTGAAGCTGGCCGAGGCGTTCGGCGCGGTCGGCCTGCGCTGCTCGGATCCCGCTGACCTCGACGACGTCATCCGGGAAATGCTGAAGACCGACAAGCCGGTGATCGTCGACTGCATCACCGACCGGGCCGAGAACGTCTATCCGATGATCCCGGGCGGTGCCGCCCATAACGAGATCCAGCTGGCCCCGGACGACGACTGGGGTCCGGTGAAAGGCTCCGAAGACGGCATGGTACTCGTCTGA
- the ilvN gene encoding acetolactate synthase small subunit translates to MSIPEERHTIVVLVDNEPGVLARVIGLFSGRGYNIESLTVAEVDKARGLSRINIVTTGTPLVIEQIQNLLARLVPVHKVQDLTVEGPHVERELALIKISGDRERLIGALRIADFMHARLVDSTPDTFVFEFTGTSDEVDSFISLVEPAEVSRAGVVAIARGASMLQSDRSD, encoded by the coding sequence ATGTCGATCCCTGAAGAACGCCACACGATCGTGGTGCTGGTGGACAACGAACCGGGCGTGCTGGCCCGGGTCATCGGCCTGTTCTCCGGCCGAGGCTACAACATCGAGAGCCTGACGGTCGCCGAAGTCGACAAGGCGCGCGGCCTGTCGCGCATCAACATCGTCACGACCGGCACGCCGCTCGTGATCGAGCAGATCCAGAACCTGCTGGCCCGGCTGGTGCCGGTTCACAAGGTGCAGGACCTGACGGTCGAGGGTCCGCATGTCGAGCGCGAGCTGGCGCTGATCAAGATCAGCGGCGACCGCGAGCGGCTGATCGGCGCTTTGCGCATCGCCGACTTCATGCATGCCCGGCTGGTCGACAGCACCCCGGACACCTTCGTGTTCGAGTTCACCGGCACCTCCGACGAGGTGGACAGCTTCATCTCGCTGGTGGAGCCGGCCGAGGTGAGCCGGGCCGGGGTGGTCGCCATCGCCCGTGGCGCCAGCATGCTGCAGAGCGACCGCAGCGACTGA
- the ilvC gene encoding ketol-acid reductoisomerase has translation MRVYYDRDADLNLIKSKKVAVIGYGSQGFGHSNNLKDSGVAEVVVGLRENSPTRKKVEAAGLKAMTPSEAAKWADVVMVLVPDELQADLWADELAANMKQGAALMFAHGLNIHFKLIEARPDLDVLMVAPKGPGHLVRAEYTKGGGVPCLIAVHQDPSGGALDLGLSYAAAIGGGRAGVIETSFKEEVETDLFGEQVVLCGGMCALIKAGYETLVEAGYAPEMAYFECLHEVKLIVDLIYEGGLANMRYSISNTAEYGDYMTGPRIITDETKAEMKRVLADIQEGRFVRDWVLENKASQASFKAIRAKEAAHPVEQVGEKLRAMMPWIGNNKLVDSAKN, from the coding sequence ATGCGCGTCTATTACGATCGGGACGCCGATCTCAACCTGATCAAGTCCAAGAAGGTGGCCGTGATCGGCTACGGCAGCCAGGGCTTCGGTCATTCCAACAACCTGAAGGACAGCGGCGTCGCCGAGGTCGTGGTCGGCCTGCGCGAGAACTCGCCCACCCGCAAGAAGGTCGAGGCCGCTGGTCTGAAGGCGATGACGCCCTCCGAGGCCGCCAAGTGGGCCGACGTCGTCATGGTCCTGGTGCCTGACGAGCTGCAGGCCGATCTTTGGGCCGACGAGCTGGCCGCCAACATGAAGCAGGGCGCCGCCCTGATGTTCGCGCATGGCCTGAACATCCACTTCAAGCTGATCGAGGCCCGCCCCGACCTCGACGTGCTGATGGTGGCGCCGAAGGGCCCCGGCCACCTGGTCCGCGCCGAGTACACCAAGGGCGGCGGCGTGCCCTGCCTGATCGCGGTCCACCAGGATCCCTCCGGCGGCGCGCTCGACCTGGGCCTGTCCTATGCCGCGGCGATCGGCGGCGGCCGCGCCGGCGTCATCGAGACCAGCTTCAAGGAAGAGGTCGAGACCGACCTGTTCGGCGAGCAGGTCGTGCTGTGCGGCGGCATGTGCGCCCTGATCAAGGCCGGCTACGAGACCCTGGTCGAGGCCGGCTACGCGCCGGAGATGGCCTATTTCGAGTGCCTGCATGAAGTGAAGCTGATCGTGGACCTGATCTACGAAGGCGGCCTCGCCAACATGCGCTACTCGATCTCGAACACCGCCGAGTACGGCGACTACATGACCGGCCCGCGGATCATCACCGACGAGACCAAGGCCGAGATGAAGCGCGTCCTGGCCGACATCCAGGAAGGCCGCTTCGTGCGCGACTGGGTGCTGGAGAACAAGGCCAGCCAGGCCAGCTTCAAGGCGATCCGCGCCAAGGAAGCCGCCCACCCCGTCGAGCAGGTCGGCGAGAAGCTGCGCGCGATGATGCCGTGGATCGGCAACAACAAGCTGGTCGACAGCGCGAAGAACTGA
- a CDS encoding Hsp20 family protein, which yields MRNFDLSPLLRASVGFDRFDKLFETAFGEAAREQTYPPYNIVKNGKDTYRVTLAVAGFGPEDVDITVHENQLIVKGQISRPEQGVEYLYRGIAQRAFEHRFQLADHVQVVSANLVNGLLDVQLKREVPEALQPKKISIGAEKTAQPKVIEQQDNKAAA from the coding sequence ATGCGTAACTTCGACCTCTCCCCCCTGCTCCGCGCTTCCGTCGGCTTCGACCGCTTCGACAAGCTGTTCGAGACTGCCTTCGGTGAAGCTGCCCGCGAGCAGACCTATCCGCCCTATAATATCGTGAAGAACGGCAAGGACACCTACCGGGTGACCCTGGCGGTCGCCGGGTTCGGGCCTGAGGATGTCGACATCACCGTCCACGAGAACCAGCTGATCGTGAAGGGCCAGATCTCCCGCCCCGAGCAGGGCGTCGAGTATCTTTATCGCGGCATCGCCCAGCGCGCCTTCGAGCACCGCTTCCAGCTGGCCGACCACGTCCAGGTGGTCAGCGCCAACCTGGTCAACGGCCTGCTCGACGTACAGCTGAAGCGCGAGGTGCCCGAGGCCCTGCAGCCGAAGAAGATCTCGATCGGCGCCGAGAAGACCGCGCAGCCGAAGGTGATCGAGCAGCAGGACAACAAGGCCGCCGCGTAA
- a CDS encoding Vgb family protein — protein sequence MPADPDSVLYLVARHGPAELATVLRGVAPGEPDNAVLPRKVVVNERSTVATGFALAQFLEGRTVAGNTVGVRNAAAMVGNMVDRQSGEVAPVLAKPPNGDATETLATFNSLANMVANCIAARPTCFGLLDAARGRLDRLPLGTLHAIAAIARNPWRHVDELYRVATLRPATYTPALATPPNAWTIALKFQGDGNINGPGNFAFDAQGTAWVANNYTPGGATDQVCAGQTVYRFTPTGRLYPGAPYAGGGVSGVGYGITSDPAGRIWLGNFGFESDACSKTPAAAPHNSVSLFDAQGNALSPDITGYTAGRISWPQGTVSDRDGNIWIANCGNDSVTLYPGGDPRRARNIGRARLGLGKPFDIAIDPRGQAWVTGNDSSSVAVIGRRRVWTIDGDAFDRPMGIAGDSRGNMWVANSGVVDVPCPDGGKAPGSEFGGSITLIGANGAIARGAPFTGGGIAIPWGITVDGADQVWVANFGSGLAEGGSAEVRISQFCGTNVAACPPGLRTGDPISPKTGYTNRGLTRITAVAVDPSGNVWAANNWKIAALPNNPGGDAIMIFVGLATPLKAPLIGPPEPPDSLPYRLFRPGARHQKFGRKPS from the coding sequence GTGCCGGCCGATCCCGACAGCGTGCTCTACCTGGTGGCGCGGCATGGACCAGCCGAGCTGGCGACGGTGCTGCGCGGCGTAGCACCGGGCGAGCCGGACAATGCGGTCCTGCCGCGCAAGGTCGTGGTCAACGAACGCAGCACGGTCGCGACCGGCTTCGCGCTCGCCCAGTTCCTTGAAGGCCGCACGGTCGCGGGCAACACGGTGGGGGTGCGCAACGCCGCCGCCATGGTCGGCAACATGGTCGACCGGCAGAGCGGCGAGGTCGCGCCGGTGCTGGCGAAGCCACCCAACGGCGACGCGACCGAGACCCTGGCGACGTTCAACAGCCTGGCCAACATGGTGGCGAACTGCATCGCGGCGCGGCCGACCTGCTTCGGGCTGCTCGACGCGGCGCGCGGCCGGCTCGACCGCCTCCCCCTGGGCACGCTGCACGCCATCGCGGCGATCGCCCGCAATCCCTGGCGCCATGTGGACGAACTCTACCGGGTCGCGACCCTGCGTCCCGCCACCTACACCCCGGCCCTGGCCACCCCGCCCAATGCCTGGACGATCGCCCTGAAGTTCCAGGGCGACGGCAACATCAACGGGCCGGGCAACTTCGCGTTCGACGCGCAAGGGACCGCCTGGGTCGCCAACAACTACACGCCGGGCGGCGCCACCGACCAGGTCTGCGCCGGCCAGACCGTGTACCGCTTCACCCCGACCGGGCGGCTCTATCCGGGCGCGCCCTATGCCGGTGGCGGCGTCTCCGGGGTCGGCTACGGCATCACCAGCGACCCGGCCGGGCGGATCTGGCTCGGCAATTTCGGCTTCGAGTCCGATGCCTGCTCGAAGACGCCCGCCGCCGCGCCGCACAACAGCGTTTCTCTGTTCGACGCGCAGGGCAACGCGCTCTCCCCGGACATCACCGGCTACACCGCCGGCAGGATCTCCTGGCCGCAGGGCACGGTCTCGGACCGTGACGGCAACATCTGGATCGCCAATTGCGGCAACGACAGCGTCACCCTCTACCCGGGCGGCGACCCGCGCCGGGCGCGCAACATCGGCAGGGCCCGGCTGGGCCTGGGCAAGCCGTTCGACATCGCGATCGATCCGCGGGGCCAGGCCTGGGTCACCGGCAACGACAGCAGCTCGGTGGCGGTGATCGGCCGGCGCCGGGTCTGGACGATCGACGGCGATGCCTTCGACCGGCCGATGGGCATCGCCGGGGACAGCCGGGGCAACATGTGGGTCGCCAATTCCGGGGTGGTCGACGTGCCCTGCCCGGACGGCGGCAAGGCCCCGGGGTCGGAGTTCGGCGGCTCGATCACCCTGATCGGCGCCAACGGCGCCATCGCCCGCGGCGCCCCCTTCACCGGCGGCGGCATCGCGATCCCGTGGGGGATCACCGTGGACGGTGCCGACCAGGTCTGGGTCGCCAATTTCGGCAGCGGCCTGGCCGAGGGCGGCAGCGCCGAGGTCCGCATCAGCCAGTTCTGCGGCACCAACGTCGCCGCGTGCCCGCCCGGCCTGCGCACCGGCGACCCGATCTCGCCAAAAACGGGCTACACCAACCGGGGCCTGACCCGGATCACCGCGGTGGCGGTCGATCCGTCGGGCAATGTCTGGGCCGCCAACAACTGGAAGATCGCCGCCCTGCCGAACAATCCGGGCGGCGACGCCATCATGATCTTTGTGGGGCTCGCCACCCCGCTCAAGGCGCCGCTGATCGGCCCGCCGGAGCCGCCGGACAGCCTGCCCTACCGGCTGTTCCGGCCAGGCGCGCGCCATCAAAAATTTGGCCGGAAACCCTCTTGA